The following are encoded in a window of Phaseolus vulgaris cultivar G19833 chromosome 3, P. vulgaris v2.0, whole genome shotgun sequence genomic DNA:
- the LOC137839329 gene encoding uncharacterized protein, which translates to MTAYLQYVQILKETFELFKLVHVPREQNARADLLAKLASSGKGDRQRTVIQETLRTPRTTTDSTTEVQQEVQQISTSEGVKRSHRSLTQEMLKTSIINSYALSREKSLHVCLVEEGENWMTPDRHYLADRIHPLEPTEVRVVKKNSSKYTLIDEDLFRHGYTHPILICVSGEQYTRIMAELHEGICESHIGGQALSSKAIRARYYWPTMREDCTRYAQ; encoded by the coding sequence ATGACCGCATACCTACAGTATGTCCAGATTCTCAAGGAGACTTTTGAGTTGTTCAAATTAGTACATGTCCCCCGGGAACAGAATGcacgagctgacttgctagcaaagctcgccagctcaggcaaaggggacAGACAGAGGACAGTCATACAGGAGACCCTAAGGACACCTCGAACGACCACAGACAGCACAACAGAAGTCCAACAAGAAGTCCAGCAGATAAGCACTTCAGAAGGCGTTAagaggagtcatcggtcgttgactcaagaaatGTTGAAAACGTCCATAATAAACTCATACGCGTTATCTAGGGAAAAGTCGTTGCATGTTTGCCTAGTTGAAGAAGGAGAAAACTGGATGACACCCGACCGACACTACTTGGCTGATAGGATACACCCGCTGGAGCCCACAGAGGTTAGAGTAGTCAAGAAAAATTCGAGCAAATACACCTTGATCGACGAGGATTTGTTCAGACATGGGTATACTCACCCTATCCTGATATGTGTAAGTGGTGAACAGTACACACGCATTATGGCAGAACttcatgaagggatatgcgaaAGTCACATCGGTGGCCAAGCTCTCTCGTCAAAGGCCATTCGTGCAAGATACTACTGGCCAActatgagggaagattgcacgaGGTATGCACAGTGA
- the LOC137839331 gene encoding uncharacterized protein, with translation MAPNLQPTVGQVVHKAWNKAGGYISRTPQTNGQVESANQVLLRGMKRRLEKAKRTWAEEVPRIVWAYHTTPLSTTKETPFNLVYGSDAMILVEIQESSPRFQNFVAEESNEDRKVNLDLLDEFREEARIKAEALKRKVEYKYNSKLTP, from the coding sequence ATGGCACCCAATTTGCAACCAACAGTTGGGCAAGTTGTGCATAAAGCTTGGAATAAAGCAGGTGGTtacatcagtcgaacaccccagacaaatgggcaggtcgagtctgccaaccaagttctgctcagaggtatgaagagaaggctggagaaaGCCAAGAGGACCTGGGCAGAAGAGGTTCCTAGAatcgtgtgggcttaccacaccactcccctGTCCACTACCAAGGAAACACCCTTCAACTTGGTGTATGGTTCGGATGCGATGATTCttgtagaaatccaggagagctcaccacgtttccagaacttcgtggctgaagaatccaacgaagatagaaaggtgaacctggacctactggatgaatTCAGGGAGGAGGCTCGCATCAAGgctgaagccttgaagagaaagGTGGAGTACAAATACAACTCCAAGTTGACACCTTGA
- the LOC137806841 gene encoding DUF21 domain-containing protein At4g14240-like: MRVVSALMVARMLTRDHSLPVLGNEGIPFGSVWWFIYAGISCFLVLFAGIMSGLTLGLMSLGLVDLEILERSGSPAEKAQAAIILPVVKKQHQLLVTLLLCNAVAMEALPLYLDKLFNQFVAIILSVTFVLFFGEVIPQAICSRYGLAVGANFAWLVRILMIICYPVSYPVGKVLDYLLGHNEALFRRAQLKALVSIHSQEAGKGGELTHDETTIISGALDLTEKTAEEAMTPIESTFSLDVNSKLDWEAMGKILARGHSRVPVYSGNPRNIIGLLLVKSLLTVRPETETPVSAVSIRRIPRVPSDMPLYDILNEFQKGSSHMAAVVKARVKGKETPQIIDEEKNEENKSIDGGSQLTTPLLQKQDAKSGSVVVDIVKPSKSSSNNKLTGFQRSDSTTNGIPSENIEDGEVIGIITLEDVFEELLQEEIVDETDEYVDVHKRIRVAAAAAASSVARAPSSRRLTKGAGIQNKPGQTPKKSVEENGLNSTKQ; encoded by the exons ATGAGGGTGGTGAGTGCGTTAATGGTGGCTCGGATGTTGACGCGGGACCACTCGCTCCCGGTGCTTGGCAACGAAGGCATACCCTTCGGATCGGTGTGGTGGTTCATCTACGCCGGAATCTCGTGTTTCCTCGTCCTCTTCGCCGGCATTATGTCCGGTCTTACCCTCGGTCTCATGTCTCTTGGTCTCGTCGACCTCGAGATTCTTGAGCGGAGTGGTTCTCCTGCTGAGAAAGCGCAAGCTG CTATTATACTTCCCGTGGTGAAAAAACAACACCAGCTTCTTGTCACTCTGCTTCTCTGTAATGCTGTTGCCATGGAG GCTCTGCCGTTATACCTCGATAAGCTATTCAATCAGTTTGTTGCTATCATCCTCTCTGTAACTTTCGTTCTGTTTTTTGGGGAG GTTATTCCGCAAGCAATTTGTAGTAGATACGGTCTTGCTGTAGGTGCCAACTTTGCATGGCTAGTGCGGATTTTAATGATTATCTGTTACCCAGTTTCTTATCCTGTTGGAAAG GTTCTGGATTACCTATTGGGGCATAATGAGGCTTTATTTAGGCGAGCTCAGTTGAAAGCCCTTGTTTCTATTCACAGCCAGGAG GCTGGGAAAGGTGGTGAGCTTACACACGATGAAACAACAATTATCAGTGGAGCACTTGATTTGACAGAAAAG ACTGCTGAGGAGGCTATGACTCCCATTGAATCAACATTTTCTTTGGATGTTAATTCAAAATTGGATTG GGAAGCAATGGGAAAAATTCTTGCTCGGGGGCACAGCAGAGTTCCTGTCTATTCTGGAAATCCAAGGAATATTATTGGACTTCTACTG gtcAAAAGTCTTCTTACTGTACGGCCAGAAACTGAGACACCTGTCAGTGCTGTATCCATTCGGAGAATTCCACG GGTTCCATCAGATATGCCTCTCTATGATATACTTAACGAGTTCCAAAAGGGAAGTAGTCATATGGCTGCTGTTGTTAAGGCTAGGGTAAAAGGCAAAGAAACTCCACAAATAATTGATGAggagaaaaatgaagaaaacaaaagcaTTGATGGGGGTTCACAGTTGACCACTCCGTTGCTACAGAAGCAGGATGCAAAATCAGGAAGTGTTGTTGTTGACATTGTCAAGCCTTCAAAGTCTTCCAGCAATAATAAGCTGACTGGTTTCCAACGTAGTGATAGCACAACAAATGGTATCCCTTCAGAAAATATTGAAGATGGTGAAGTGATTGGTATTATCACTTTGGAAGATGTATTTGAAGAACTTCTGCAA GAAGAAATTGTTGACGAGACAGATGAATATGTTGATGTTCATAAGAG AATACGTGTTGCTGCAGCTGCAGCTGCTTCCTCAGTGGCCCGAGCTCCATCGTCACGAAGGTTGACTAAGGGAGCA GGAATCCAAAATAAGCCTGGGCAAACTCCAAAGAAATCTGTAGAGGAAAATGGATTGAATTCGACAAAGCAATGA